TTCTCCTGCGTCGCCGGCCCGACGCCGTAAATGAAGCCGACGGGCCTGTCCGCGAGCATCTCGCGGGCCTCGTCCTGGTCGAGCGCCGCGAAGCCGCGGGGCTTGTCGAGATCGGAGGCGATCTTGGCCAGGAACTTGTTGCGGGACAGGCCGACCGACACCGTGATCCCGATGTCGCGTTCGACCTCGCGTGCGAATTTGGCCAGCACCTTGGCCGGGATCATGCCATGGACACGCTGCGTGCCGGAGAGGTCGAGGAAAGCCTCGTCGATCGACAGCGGCTCGACCAGCGGCGTCAGCGCCTGCATGGCGTGGCGGACCTCGCGTCCGACGCGGACATATTTCGCCATATCCGGGGGAATCACGGTTGCGTTCGGGCAGAGTTCCAGCGCCTTGAACATCGGCATCGCCGAGCGGACGCCATAGGTGCGGGCGATATAGCAGGCGGCCGACACGACGCCGCGCTTGCCGCCGCCGATGATGACCGGCCGGTCGGCGATATCAGGATTGTCGCGCTTCTCGACCGTTGCATAGAACGCGTCGCAGTCGATATGCGCCAGCGCGAGCGCGGGAAGGGCGCGGTGACGCACCAGCCGCGGCGAGCCGCAATGGCTGCACCGCTTTGTCTTGATATCGAGGTCGCCGAGACAGTCCCGGCAGAAACTGAGGGGGCCGTCGAGAGGTGCCGACGCCGCGGTCACGGCACGTCGCGCTCCCACTTCCGGTCGCCCAGCACCTGGCGGGCGGCGGCGATGTTGGTCGGGTGCAGTTCCGATGCGTCGGCAAAGGCCTTCACGGTCGCATCGTCGCGCATCACGAAATCGAGCACGCTCGCAAGAAATTGAGGATCGGCTGCGGCATTGCGCAGCGTCTCCGGACCGATCCCCGTCTCGGCCAGGAAAAGGCCCAGCCGCTCGGGATCTCCGGCAATAAAGCTCAACGCCTGAATCGCAACGATTTCAGCGACTTCCCGAGGGTTGTGAACAGGCTTTTTCAACGCGCCGATTTGCCTTTCCGTTAACTTATGATCTCTATTGAGAGACCCATCATGCCCGAGTCTTCCGTTCGTATTCAAGCAAACGGAAACCACACTACGGAAGTTGACTTGGGGGTTAACGGGTTAGAGCGATTCTGGCGCTAGTTTGAATTCACATTTTCGACGCGCCCCGAGCGCGGTGCGTGAGGTGCCGCAGCCGGGCCCGTTTCCGAGCTTTGGGAGGGACGGGATGGCCAAAACCGTCCTGATCGTGGAGGACAACGAGCTCAATATGAAGCTCTTTCGCGATCTGTTGGAAGCGCATGGCTATCACACCTCGGGCACCAGCAATGGGTTCGAGGCGCTCGACCTCGTTCGCAAGCTGCGTCCCGACCTCGTCCTGATGGATATCCAATTGCCCCAGGTTTCCGGCCTCGAGGTCACGCGCTGGATCAAGGACGATCCCGATCTGCGCGCGATCCCGGTCGTCGCAGTCACGGCCTTCGCCATGAAGGGCGATGAAGAGCGCATCCGCGAGGGCGGCTGCGAGGCCTATTTGTCCAAGCCGATCTCGGTCGGCAAATTCATTGAGACTGTCCGACGCTTTATCGGATAGGGGAGTGGTGGTTCGATGTCCGCGCGTATCCTCGTCGTCGATGACGTTCCGGCGAACGTCAAGCTGCTGGAAGCTCGCCTGTCGGCCGAATATTTCGACGTGCTGACCGCTTCCAACGGGACCGAGGCGCTGGAAATCTGCGCGCGCGCCGAATGCGACATCATCCTGCTCGACGTCATGATGCCCGACATGGACGGTTTCGAGGTCTGCCGTCGGCTGAAGTCCAATCCGGCGACCCATTTCATTCCGGTCGTCATCATCACCGCGCTGGACAGTCCCGCCGACCGCGTCCGCGGCCTCGAAGCTGGCGCCGATGATTTCCTGACCAAGCCGGTCTCCGACGTCGTGCTGATCGCGCGCGTGCGTTCGCTGACGCGGCTGAAGATGATGACCGATGAGCTGCGCATGCGCGCCATCACCTCGCTCGAGATCGGCATGCGGGCGCCCGAGCGCAGCGCGATCGCCGACAAGGGGATGGGCGGCCGCATCCTGCTGGTCGACGACCGCCCGTCGTCCTACGAGAAGCTGGCGCCGATCCTCGCCGCCGAGCATACCGTCGATGTCGAAACCAATCCGTCCGAAGCGCTGTTCCACGCGGCGGAGGGCAATTACGACCTCCTGATCGTGTCGCTCAGCCTCGACAATTACGACGGCCTGCGCCTGTGCAGCCAGGCGCGGTCGCTGGAGCGCACCCGGCAGGTCCCGATCCTCGCGATCTCGGACGCCGACAACAACACGCGGCTGATGCGTGGACTGGAGATCGGCGTCAACGACTACCTGCTGCGTCCGGTCGACAAGAACGAGTTGCTGGCACGTGCGCGCACCCAGATCCGCCGTCGCCGCTACACCGACCACCTGCGCGACAACGTGCAGAACTCGATCGAGATGGCGATCACGGACGCGCTGACCGGCCTGAACAACCGCCGCTACATGGAAAGCCATCTGGCCACGCTCGCGGAGCAGGCCTCGCTGCGCGGCAAGCCGCTGGCACTCATGATTCTCGACATCGACTACTTCAAGGCGATCAACGACACCTACGGTCATGATGCCGGCGACGACGTGCTGCGCGAATTCGCCACCCGCATCCGCAAGTCGATCCGCGGCATCGATCTCGCCTGCCGTTATGGCGGCGAGGAGTTCGTGATCGTGATGCCGGAGACCGACTTGCATGTCGCCGGTATGGTCGCTGAGCGTCTGCGTCGTTCGATCGCCGGCGAGCCCTTTGCCGTCGACAAGGGCGGCAAGCGCATCTCGGTCACGATCTCGATCGGTCTCGCCACGCTGGAGCGCAAGGGCGAACAGGTTACTGACGTGATCAAGCGCGCCGACACCGCGCTCTATCGCGCCAAGCACGACGGCCGCAACCGCGTCGTCTCGGCGGCGGCGTAGTGCGATCTCGTAGCCCGGATGCAGCGAAGCGCAATCCGGGTCATTCGTCGCTTGCACGAGCGTCTCGGATTTCGCTGCGCTCTATCCGGGCTACCAAATACTCCTAACGCCCGCGCCTCACTGCGTCATAGGCCATCCGCTTGAACTCGAACGCAAACGGATGGACGAACGCCATCTGCCGCTGTGCCATCATCACGCCGGCGACGTTCGCCTTCGGCGAGATCCACCACTGCGTGCCCGCGACACCGCCCCAATAGAGTTCGCCTGCTGCGTCGGGATGGTCGAGCGGCGAAGCGGGATTGAGGATCACGCCGCCGGCGAGGCAGTAGACCTTGCCGGGCTGCTCGCCCATCGTCGCGAAACGAATCCATTGTCCCGGCGCGAGCTGGTTGGTCATCGCCTGCGCGATGGTCTCCGGCTTGAGCAGCGTCGGCCCGCCGGGTAGCAGGCTGCGGATCAGCGCCACCATGTCGGGCAGGGTGGAAACAAGACCGCCGCCACCATTGAAGCGCGGCACGGGGCGCAGATACGCGCCCGGATAGGGCGAGTTGTCGGTGCGTGTCAGTCCCGGCTTCATCGGATCCATCAAATCGGCGCCGGCGTAATAGGCAACGAGCCGGTTGTGGTCCTTCTCCGGAACGAAGAAGCCAGTGTCGACCATGCCGAGCGGATCGAGAATCCGCACCTTGATGAACTTGTCGAACGGCTGGCCGCTGACGACCTCGACCAGACGCGCAACAACGTCGATGGCAACCGAATATTCCCACGACGTTCCGGGATGGAAGACGAGCGGCAGATCCGCCAAATTGTCGACCATGTCGGCAAGCGTCGTCATCGGGTTGAGGATCTTGCGCTCGTTGTAAGCCTTGAAGATCGGCGTGCCCGGATCGAACAGGCCATAGCTGAGGCCCGCGCTGTGGCTGAGCAGGTGACGGATAGTGATCGAGGTTTGCGCCGGTTCGGCGTCGTCGAGCGACGTTGCGCCCGGCCGCAACACCTTGCGGTTGCCGAGTTGCGGGATGAAGGTCTCGATCGGATCGTCGAGCTGAAAGCGGCCTTCCTCGAACAACAACAGCGCCGCGCAGGAGGCGATCAACTTGGTGTTGGAGAAGACCCGGAAGATGTGGTCGGTCCGCAGCGGAATCTGCGCTTCCTTGTCGGCCCAGCCGACGCAGCTTACATCGACGAGCTCGCGACCCACCATAACGGCGGACGAGATGCCGGACAGGAGATTGTTATCGATATAGCGCTGCATGGCCGCGCGTGCCGGCGCGAAATCGTAGCCGGTTGCGGTCACCTTCAGATCGTCCATGGTCGCTCCCCTCGTGTGCCGCGGCCGTTCGCGTGGTCGTCGACAATCTCGCCTGACGGAATATCCAGTTGGGGATCTCGTCACGCGTCGTCAACGCTAACAACCAAACGGTCGGTCGAGACGCAACCGGATTCAGCCGCCGCGCTTCTTCGCCGCGACCTTCGGCTTGTCCGCCGGGCCGAATTGGCCGACGTCGACTCCGGCATTTGCCAGCAACACCCGCGCGGCTTCCTTGGCCGCACGCGCCATCGCGGGGTCGTCGCGCACCAGATCCTGCGCGATCGAGCCATCGACCAGCAGCACGAGCTGCGTCGCAAGCCGCTCGGCATCGGCGACGCGGAGCTGCTTCAGTAGATCGCGAAACCAGACACGGCGGCTTTCCTTGAAGGCAATGGCGATGTTGCGGACACTGCGGTCCTCCGGTCCGAGCTCGGCCACCGCGTTCACAAACGGGCAGCCGCGGAAATCCCTGGACGAAAAGTGCCGCTCCAGCGAATCGAAGGTTGCGAGGATCTGCTCGACAGGAGGCTTGTCGGATGGGCGAGGCTGCACGAAGCGGCGCTCGAGATAGGCCGAGATCAGCGCGTCCTTCGAAGGGAAGTGGTTGTAGAGCGTGCGCTTGGAGATGCCGATCTCGGCCGCGATGGTGTCGACGCCGATGGCGCGAATGCCCTGCAGGTAGAACAGCCTGTCAGCGGTCTCCAGGATTCGTTCCTTCATGGTCTGTTTGGGAGGCGGGGATGCCATGCGTCGGCCGTGATCCTCTTCGCTTGACAGCAGGGCCCTTGTATAGCCTAAGTACACAGGTCTGTGTAACTAAAACATACGGGGAGCGCAGGCTGCGGTTTTCGTGCCCTGCCCGAACGGGAGAACAAAAACAATGCCCTTGTTGCAGGTCCTGCGACCCACGCTTCCTATCCTGATCGGCGCATCCATGATGCTCACGCTGAGCATGGGGCTGCGCCAGAGCCTCGGCATTTTCCTGCAGCCGCTGACGCATGACATCCACATCTCGGTGTCCGATTTCACGCTGGCGCTGGCGGTGCAGAACCTCGCCTGGGGCTTTCTGCAGCCGATGGCCGGCGCGATGACGGTGCGTTACGGCTTCCGCCCGATCATGGTGGCCGGCGCGCTGGCCTACATTGCGGGCCTCGTGCTGATGACCACCGCGCATGGGCTCATCAGCATCATGATCGGCGCCGGCGTGCTGATCGGCACCTCGCTCGCCTGCACGGCGAATGCGATCGCGATGTCGGTTTCCGCGCGCGCAGTGCCGGAGACGGTCCGCTCCACGGTGCTCGGAATTGTATCCGCCGCGGGCTCGCTCGGCGCGCTGGTGTCGGCGCCGATCGGCCAGATGCTCAATGAGGGATTCGGCTGGCGCATCGGGCTCGCCGGCTTCGTGATCCTCTCCGTCGCGATGATCCCGGCGGCGTGGTACGCTGGCCGCGTCGACAGGATTCCGCTGCCGAAGCCTGCCGGCGACGATATCGGCAATGCGACCGCCGTCACGGCTGCAAAGACCGCGTTCAGCAACGCATCCTTCGTGGTGATGACCTGCGCCTACATGGTCTGCGGCATGCAACTCGTCTTCCTCACCACGCATCTGCCGTCGTATCTCGCGATCTGCGGCCTCGATCCGATGCTGAGCGCGCAGACGCTCGGCATGATCGGCGGCTTCAACGTGCTGGGTTCGCTGTTCTTCGGCTGGGCCGGCCAGCGCTGGAACAAGCTCGCGCTGCTCGGGGCGATCTACATCCTGCGCTCGCTGGCGCTCGCCTGGTACTTCATGCTGCCGGCAACGCCAGCATCCACGCTGCTGTTCGGCGCCATCATGGGCTTCCTCTGGATGGGCGTCGGCCCGCTGACTGCGGGCGCGGTCGCCGAGATGTTCGGTCTGCGCTGGCAGGCGATGATCCAGGGCCTCGCCTTCATGAGCCACCAGATCGGCAGCTTCCTCGGCGCCTACGGAGGCGGGGTGATCTATGACACGTTCGGTTCCTACACCATGGCGTGGCGCATCGGCGTCGCGCTCGGCCTGACCGGCGGCATCATCCAACTGGCGTTCGCACTGATCCGGCCGTCGCAACCGCCGCTGCTCAAGACTGCCTAGCTTCTGCTCCCCCGGAAGGATTGACGGCTGCCGAACAAGGCGGCAGCCCTCAATCTCTGCCGATTTTTTAATCTGTTGATTGCCGCAAGAACATGCAGGAGGGCGGCGGGCTCTTCTGTGCATCGATTGAAATTGAAGCATATTCAATGCGCTGCATTGTCCCCGCCGATGGCATGAATCTTGATTGAATCTGGCTAGAAATGGTGCCGGAAAACGTCGCTGAGGTTTCCGGCCTGGGGACCCATGGGAAAGGCCGGCCGCGATGAGGCTGGTCGCCGTTTATCTCCGGCCATCCGAGCACGACGGCCTTTGCCGCGCCGCCGCGCGGGGAGCGCTTGAGCCTCCGGTCCCGCACCATGCTGCCGCGACCATTCCGCCTGGCGCCGCGCGCGTCGCGGCGCTTCGAGACGCCTTGAACGGGCAATTCGACGCTCGGCGTTCGACCGCCGAGTGCTCTGCGCACGCTCTGAACACCGACATCTCTTGCGACGGGAGGACAATGATGGAGTTAGCGACATACACGCGCCAAAGGCTCGTGCGGATCGTAGTTGCTGTCTTGGGAGTGGCGTTGCTTTGCGTGCTGTTCAGCGACCTCGCGCTGGCTGACGACGCGGCGCCGCCGGCCTGCGGCGGCAAGATTCTCGAGAAGTGCACGCCGAATTCCGGAGACACTGCGTGGATGCTCACATCCGTCGCGCTCGTCTTGATGATGACGGTCCCGGGGCTGGGTCTGTTCTACGGCGGCATGGTGCGCAAGAAGAATGTCGGCGACACGGTGATGACCAGTTTCGCCGTCACCTGCTTGGTCACCATTCTGTTCGCCGTCCTCACCTACAGCCTGGCATTTCGAGCCGGCACTCCGTTCATCGGCGGCCTCGATCGCATGTTTCTCAAGAACATCCTGAGCGACATCGGCAAGGGCGGGATTGGCAATCCCAATCCACTGGCCGCGACCATTCCGGAGTCCGTTTACATCTGCTTTCAGATGACCTTTGCCATCATTACCCCCGCGCTGATTGCCGGTGCATTTGCCGAGCGGATGAAATTCTCGGCCATGCTCTGGTTCATCGGGCTTTGGGCGATTTTCGTCTACGCGCCGATCGCCCACTGGGTTTGGGGGCCTGACGGGATCTTTTCGGCGGGTAACGACGCCGCATGGGTGAAGGTGCTCGACTTCGCCGGCGGCACGGTGGTGCACATCAACGCCGGCGTCGCAGGCCTCATGTGCGCGATCATGCTCGGCAGGCGCAGCGAGACCGGTCCGGCGCACAACATGGTGCTGACCTTCATCGGCGCCTCGCTGCTCTGGGTCGGCTGGTTCGGCTTCAACGCCGGCTCTGCCGTCACGGCGGGAATGCAAGCCGGCATGGCGATGCTGGTGACGCAGATCGCCACGGCGGTGGCCGGCTTCACCTGGATGCTGGTGGAATGGGCGCTCAAGGGCAAGCCGACCGTCGTCGGCATCTGTTCGGGCGCGGTGGCCGGTCTCGTGGCGATTACACCGGCCTCCGGCTTTGTCGGGCCGGTCGGGGCCTTTGCCATCGGCATTGCCGCTGGCGTGTTCTGCTACTGGGGATGCACCGGGCTGAAGCGCATGTTCAGCTACGACGATGCGCTGGATTGCTTCGGTGTCCATGCGATCGGCGGCATCGTCGGGGCGCTGCTGACCGGGATGTTCGCGGTCGAGCAATACGGCGGAACGGCGGGCGTTCTGGAAGGGAATGTCGGCCAGTTCTTCAATCAGTGCATCGGCGTCGCTACCGTGTTCATCTACGATGCCGTGGTGAGCCTGATCATCCTGTTCGTGGTCAATTTCTTCGTCGGCCTCCGCGTGACGCAGGACATCGAGCGCGAGGGTCTCGACCTCGCCCTGCACGGCGAAGTGGTGCAGTAGGAATGGGGCGGCATTCCGCGGGGCGGGCGATCGCTGCCGGCCCCGCGGGTCAAACCTGTTCGAGGTGCTCCCATGAACTGGTTCTATTGGAACACAGCGTGGTCGCTGTTCTTCAGCCTCATATGGTTCATGACCATCACACACAATCCCGATGCGCGCGTCGCGGATGCGCATCTGCGGGATGAGGCATTCGGCGGCTAGCTCCGGTAGTAGCGCCACATTCTCAGGAACGTCCGGTGGATGTCATCGGGCGCCCGGTCGAACGGCTCCAGGTTGACGCGCACTATGCCACGGTGGTCCATGCGCCAGGGCAGGCGCATCAGCAGGCGATGCATCGGCCGCTTGCGCCAGTCGGCAACAAGCGCGCTGCCGAGCGGCACGTTGAGCGCAATCTGCAACTCATGGACGGTCATCGCCCGCTCGGCGATCTGAACGAGATCGATGCGTTCGATGGCGCGCCAGCGGATCAACCCGAGGGCCTGGATGAAGATGCCGTACTGATTGGCACCGATGGTCGGCCGGCCGGCCTCGAGCAGGGGAATGTTGTAGTAGGTGAAGCCGGCCGCTGCCGCCGCGAGCGCCAGCCAGTAGAAGGCGCCCGTGATCCACGTGGCGGTCAGGAAGATCGCGGCCAGGGCAGCCGTGATGTACACGGGAAAGTAGGTGTCCTCGCGTCCGTAGGCGACAGAGTAGCCGCCGACACTTCCCTCTTGCAAGGTTGCGATCATGTGAACCCTATGCCCGGGCCGGAGCGGGAAGCATAGGGGAGGACGCACG
The DNA window shown above is from Bradyrhizobium sp. ISRA464 and carries:
- a CDS encoding DNA polymerase IV, whose amino-acid sequence is MGARRAVTAASAPLDGPLSFCRDCLGDLDIKTKRCSHCGSPRLVRHRALPALALAHIDCDAFYATVEKRDNPDIADRPVIIGGGKRGVVSAACYIARTYGVRSAMPMFKALELCPNATVIPPDMAKYVRVGREVRHAMQALTPLVEPLSIDEAFLDLSGTQRVHGMIPAKVLAKFAREVERDIGITVSVGLSRNKFLAKIASDLDKPRGFAALDQDEAREMLADRPVGFIYGVGPATQEKLIQRGFRIIADLQRADENELMKQFASEGRRLWRLARGIDDRRVVPDRGAKTISSETTFETDIRDFATLERLLWKLSEKVSARLKTSELSGCTITLKLKTADFRQRTRSQSIQTPTQLAAKIFAVSREMLAKEIDGTAFRLMGAGVSALRPGSQANDSDMLDRRSAHAERAMDNLRKKFGNAAVIRGIAYEGPAKPAEE
- a CDS encoding DUF3572 domain-containing protein; this translates as MKKPVHNPREVAEIVAIQALSFIAGDPERLGLFLAETGIGPETLRNAAADPQFLASVLDFVMRDDATVKAFADASELHPTNIAAARQVLGDRKWERDVP
- a CDS encoding response regulator, whose protein sequence is MAKTVLIVEDNELNMKLFRDLLEAHGYHTSGTSNGFEALDLVRKLRPDLVLMDIQLPQVSGLEVTRWIKDDPDLRAIPVVAVTAFAMKGDEERIREGGCEAYLSKPISVGKFIETVRRFIG
- a CDS encoding PleD family two-component system response regulator; protein product: MSARILVVDDVPANVKLLEARLSAEYFDVLTASNGTEALEICARAECDIILLDVMMPDMDGFEVCRRLKSNPATHFIPVVIITALDSPADRVRGLEAGADDFLTKPVSDVVLIARVRSLTRLKMMTDELRMRAITSLEIGMRAPERSAIADKGMGGRILLVDDRPSSYEKLAPILAAEHTVDVETNPSEALFHAAEGNYDLLIVSLSLDNYDGLRLCSQARSLERTRQVPILAISDADNNTRLMRGLEIGVNDYLLRPVDKNELLARARTQIRRRRYTDHLRDNVQNSIEMAITDALTGLNNRRYMESHLATLAEQASLRGKPLALMILDIDYFKAINDTYGHDAGDDVLREFATRIRKSIRGIDLACRYGGEEFVIVMPETDLHVAGMVAERLRRSIAGEPFAVDKGGKRISVTISIGLATLERKGEQVTDVIKRADTALYRAKHDGRNRVVSAAA
- a CDS encoding serine hydrolase domain-containing protein, whose product is MDDLKVTATGYDFAPARAAMQRYIDNNLLSGISSAVMVGRELVDVSCVGWADKEAQIPLRTDHIFRVFSNTKLIASCAALLLFEEGRFQLDDPIETFIPQLGNRKVLRPGATSLDDAEPAQTSITIRHLLSHSAGLSYGLFDPGTPIFKAYNERKILNPMTTLADMVDNLADLPLVFHPGTSWEYSVAIDVVARLVEVVSGQPFDKFIKVRILDPLGMVDTGFFVPEKDHNRLVAYYAGADLMDPMKPGLTRTDNSPYPGAYLRPVPRFNGGGGLVSTLPDMVALIRSLLPGGPTLLKPETIAQAMTNQLAPGQWIRFATMGEQPGKVYCLAGGVILNPASPLDHPDAAGELYWGGVAGTQWWISPKANVAGVMMAQRQMAFVHPFAFEFKRMAYDAVRRGR
- a CDS encoding TetR/AcrR family transcriptional regulator, with the protein product MASPPPKQTMKERILETADRLFYLQGIRAIGVDTIAAEIGISKRTLYNHFPSKDALISAYLERRFVQPRPSDKPPVEQILATFDSLERHFSSRDFRGCPFVNAVAELGPEDRSVRNIAIAFKESRRVWFRDLLKQLRVADAERLATQLVLLVDGSIAQDLVRDDPAMARAAKEAARVLLANAGVDVGQFGPADKPKVAAKKRGG
- a CDS encoding MFS transporter; its protein translation is MPLLQVLRPTLPILIGASMMLTLSMGLRQSLGIFLQPLTHDIHISVSDFTLALAVQNLAWGFLQPMAGAMTVRYGFRPIMVAGALAYIAGLVLMTTAHGLISIMIGAGVLIGTSLACTANAIAMSVSARAVPETVRSTVLGIVSAAGSLGALVSAPIGQMLNEGFGWRIGLAGFVILSVAMIPAAWYAGRVDRIPLPKPAGDDIGNATAVTAAKTAFSNASFVVMTCAYMVCGMQLVFLTTHLPSYLAICGLDPMLSAQTLGMIGGFNVLGSLFFGWAGQRWNKLALLGAIYILRSLALAWYFMLPATPASTLLFGAIMGFLWMGVGPLTAGAVAEMFGLRWQAMIQGLAFMSHQIGSFLGAYGGGVIYDTFGSYTMAWRIGVALGLTGGIIQLAFALIRPSQPPLLKTA
- a CDS encoding ammonium transporter; protein product: MMELATYTRQRLVRIVVAVLGVALLCVLFSDLALADDAAPPACGGKILEKCTPNSGDTAWMLTSVALVLMMTVPGLGLFYGGMVRKKNVGDTVMTSFAVTCLVTILFAVLTYSLAFRAGTPFIGGLDRMFLKNILSDIGKGGIGNPNPLAATIPESVYICFQMTFAIITPALIAGAFAERMKFSAMLWFIGLWAIFVYAPIAHWVWGPDGIFSAGNDAAWVKVLDFAGGTVVHINAGVAGLMCAIMLGRRSETGPAHNMVLTFIGASLLWVGWFGFNAGSAVTAGMQAGMAMLVTQIATAVAGFTWMLVEWALKGKPTVVGICSGAVAGLVAITPASGFVGPVGAFAIGIAAGVFCYWGCTGLKRMFSYDDALDCFGVHAIGGIVGALLTGMFAVEQYGGTAGVLEGNVGQFFNQCIGVATVFIYDAVVSLIILFVVNFFVGLRVTQDIEREGLDLALHGEVVQ